In Phycisphaerae bacterium RAS2, the DNA window ATGACGTTCCGCCGATCACAACGACCCAGCCGGAGGGGACCCCGCCGCCCGAGCCGAAGCGCGTGACGGTGGAGAAGACCTTCAGCGAGGCCCGGCCCGACGTGGAGCGCGATGTGAAATCTCGCAACGCGCAACAGGCGGCCGATCAGGCGATGCGCAAGATTGCGTCGCTTTTGAGCCGGCCGTGGCAGGGCGTGCGCACCGATGCGCAGACGGGTTACAAGCCGATTCCGGCCGGCGTGGACGCGCCGGATTACATGAAAAACATCGTCGCGCAGGTGGAGCGCGAGATGAACATCAAGCTGACCTACGCTGAATCCCCGTTGATGTCGGCCGACGACCTTCGCAACGATTCCGATCTGCGCAACCTCGTGCTGGGAGGCGAGGGGCAGAGCGGCCTGATGATCCGCGACTATGCGTTTCGGGTGCCGCCGTTCCATAAGCATGAGGCCGGCGCGGAGCTGGTGCTCTCGCTTCAGCTTTTCCAGTCGCCCGATGCACCGCTGACGGCGAATACGTTTGCGTTTGCGGACGGCAAGTTTGTTCCCGCCGTGGAGCGCATTGGGTTGTTCCGCGTGATCGAGGCGAAGGAGTCCGAAGTTCCCGCGGCGATGAACGATGTGCTGACGCAGGTCGAGCGCGACGTCCAGATGCAAAAGGCGTTTGACGAAATGGAGCCGGTGGCGCAGCAGTTGTACGCGGCGGCGTTGCGAGTCGGCTTGCAGGCCGCGGCAAGCCACTTCCCGGACAAGCTCACCCCCGCGTCCATCAACGACAAGCCGACGACCGATGCCGGCCCCTTCGCGCGAATGACCCGCATCGATCAGCAGCGAATGATGTCGGCCCTGCGCGAAGGCAAGCCGATGCTCGAACCGTGGAACGTTGTCGGCGTCGGCAGTTCGCAGGAGTTTGTCGATGCGGTCTTCGCGATGACGCAGGAGGGCTGGCGTCCCGTGCCGGCCACAGCGACCGACGGGCCGGGAATGGCAGCTGCCGCGACCCAGCCGGCGTTGATTCCCGAGCCGAAGATCACGATCGTGTCTGTGCCCAAACTGAAGAAGAAGTTCGTCGTCGAATTGCTGGAGCACACGCCGGTCGACGAGACGCGCTACGAGACGGACCTGCGCCAGACCGGTTACTTCGCCTTGCTCTCAAGCCGGGCGGCGGCGATGCGATGGAGCTGGTTTGACGTGAAACACATCGAATCACGCAGCGGTTTCAGCCGCATTGCCGAGGAGCCGACGCCGCCCTCGTCCGGCGGCCTCGCGCCGAATCCGGCCCGGGCAGCGATGCCCTGATGCGGCGTTCCCTGCGCTCGCGCGATGAGAGGTGTCCGGCTGCTTTCATTCCCGGATCGGCACCGGCTTGCCGTCGCTGCCCACCGCGACATAGGTGATGTTCGCCGACGTGACCGGCACGCGCGTGCCGGGTGTCTCGAAGCGGTCGGCCTCGACTCGCACCCGAATCCGCGCCGACGAGCGCCCGACGTGGTCCGGCTCGGTGTAAAAGCTCAACACGTCGCCGACGAAGACGGGCTGCTTGAATTCCACCGTGTCCATTGCGACCGTAACGACCTTGTGGCGACAGCCCAGCTTTCGGGCCTCAATCGCGCCGGCCTGGTCGAGGTAGCTAAGAATGACGCCGCCGAAGATGGTGCCGTGGGCGTTGGTGTCGCGCGGCATCATCATTACGCGGATCACGGGTTCGGACGCGGGAGGCAGGTCGGTTCGGGTCACGAAGGTGGTTCCTCGGTTGGAGCGGCCGGCCTTACGCGATCCGGCGTCTGGATCAAGATCGCCGTGATTGTAGCGGCGGCCAGTTAGGGCGGCATTCCACCTAAGCGACCGCCCCTTTGTCATGCGGGAGCGGCTGGGTTAAAATGGGGCCGTAGGCGGTCGGGCACCCGCCGTCGCGAGCTGCCGGCCGACCACAGGGATTCACTTCGCACACGGGTCCACGCACATGAAACTTCCGAATTTCCGGTTGTATGACACGCAGGCGACGACCTCGATGCTGGTTGCCATCTTCTGTTCCTTGTGTCTGATCATGATGACAGCTGTGATATTCAAGGGGATCAATACCGAGAATTGGGTGATCCCGTACAACCCCGAAGCGGGCATGGGCCAGTATCGCCCGTCGCTCGTGCTGCTTTTTACGGCGGTGTCAATTCTCGGTGGTGGGGTGGCAGCCTTCATGGGATTCCGCAGTCTCGGCCAGCAGCGCAACAGCAAGCAGGGTCGCTCAATGGTGGGCCTGTTGCTGGGCGTTGTGGTGATCCCACTTTCGATCGTGCTCTACGCAACGTGGAAAGAGCTTTCCGAGCCGATCATCCGCTCGACCGGCGCGGCCTGATGGGCCTTTCGCCCGGCAAGAGGGCGATTCTTCAAAAGGCGCGGCGAGGAAATTCGTTTGCATAGTCTGGAAGCGTTTCCATGGCCTGGGTGCTGAACATTCTGTTTCCCGGGGTGGGCCTGATCCTGCGCCGGCGAGAATGGCTCGGTCTGTCGCACGCGATTTTGTTTGCGCTTTGCGCCAACGTGGCGATCGCGGCGTGGCTGATCGTCCCGGACGCGATCCCCCCCTGGCTCGCGACGCTGGCGACGCTGCTCACGGTTTTGGCCTGGCTGGCAGCGCAATGGTTGTTCGCGCGGCATCAGAAGGAGATGCATCGCCGGGCGCGGGCGCTGGCGACGTTGATTCAGGAGGCGCGCCAGTCGCTGGGAGCCGGTCGACTGGACGTCGCCCGCGTGGCGCTGGAAAGCGCGCTGGAAATCGACAGCGAACACGCCGAAGTCAAGGCGTTGTGGGATCGGTTGGGTGAGTTGGAGATCGGAGATCGCAATGCCGCCGCGCCGGCCTGCCCGGAGGGCGGCCGATCGTCCGTGGTCGGTGGTTAGGGGTGTTGGGCGCCGGCAGCCCGCCGCCAGCAGATCCGGGTTTGTTTCTCGGA includes these proteins:
- a CDS encoding putative acyl-CoA thioester hydrolase, translating into MTRTDLPPASEPVIRVMMMPRDTNAHGTIFGGVILSYLDQAGAIEARKLGCRHKVVTVAMDTVEFKQPVFVGDVLSFYTEPDHVGRSSARIRVRVEADRFETPGTRVPVTSANITYVAVGSDGKPVPIRE